A single region of the Brachypodium distachyon strain Bd21 chromosome 3, Brachypodium_distachyon_v3.0, whole genome shotgun sequence genome encodes:
- the LOC100830527 gene encoding uncharacterized protein LOC100830527 has product MATMSTLATGLLPGTVITNGLTRRIQGSQCQRTQVNCISFKREISTKVTSRSVRCNAAQTQSVQRKSSTATVKRSDPKGKTQAPKLDDGSGGFPPFRFGKGGGGGGGGGGGSNYFGGFLLFTIVLLLDYLKEFEKNLLARRQRAGDDTDDAGNGLLDQSS; this is encoded by the exons ATGGCCACCATGTCAACACTGGCCACAGGCTTGTTGCCTGGAACTGTAATCACCAATGGTTTAACTCGCAGAATTCAAG GCTCACAATGTCAGAGAACTCAAGTTAACTGCATCTCGTTTAAACGGGAAATTTCTACTAAAGTAACATCGAGG AGTGTAAGATGCAATGCTGCTCAAACCCAAAGTGTTCAGCGCAAATCATCAACTGCGACTGTCAAACGATCTGATCCAAAAg GGAAAACCCAAGCACCTAAACTGGACGATGGAAGTGGTGGGTTTCCTCCATTCCGTTTCGGCAAAGGAGGTGGGGGCGGTGGagggggcggtggcggcagcaaCTACTTTGGTGGATTCCTTCTCTTCACCATTGTGCTGCTCCTGGATTACCTCAAGGAGTTTGAGAAGAACCTGCTTGCTCGAAGGCAGCGTGCTGGAGATGATACAGACGATGCAGGCAACGGGCTGCTAGATCAATCATCGTGA